The following are encoded together in the Diabrotica undecimpunctata isolate CICGRU chromosome 7, icDiaUnde3, whole genome shotgun sequence genome:
- the ppl gene encoding glycine cleavage system H protein, mitochondrial, translating to MALPRVCASVLQVVKNHSFSQHLKISPRYFHTSRCTWAERLFTNKHEWVEVTEKIGVVGISQYAQEALGDVVYAQLPDVDTVVKQKDECGALESVKAASEIYSPISGKVVEKNVEVENNPSLINTSCYDKGWLYKVELSNPDEIKELMSEEKYSEFLKTAESH from the exons atgGCTCTTCCTCGAGTATGTGCTAGTGTTTTACAAGTAGTTAAAAATCATAGTTTTAGTCAGCACTTAAAAATAAGTCCCAGGTATTTTCATACATCTAGGTGCACATGGGCAG AAAGACTATTCACTAATAAACACGAATGGGTTGAAGTAACCGAAAAAATTGGAGTTGTTGGAATATCACAGTATGCccag GAAGCCTTAGGTGATGTAGTATATGCCCAATTACCAGATGTAGATACAGTGGTAAAACAAAAAG ATGAATGTGGAGCATTAGAAAGTGTCAAAGCAGCTAGTGAAATTTATAGTCCAATTTCAGGAAAAGTAGTAGAAAAAAATGTAGAAGTTGAAAATAATCCATCACTGATTAATACTTCGTGTTATGACAAAG GATGGTTATACAAAGTAGAGTTATCAAATCCAGACGAAATCAAGGAATTGATGTCAGAAGAAAAGTACAGCGAGTTTTTAAAAACCGCGGAATCTCACTAA